From the genome of Vigna angularis cultivar LongXiaoDou No.4 chromosome 11, ASM1680809v1, whole genome shotgun sequence, one region includes:
- the LOC108332431 gene encoding annexin-like protein RJ4 translates to MATLVLHHQTSPAQDAEALHQAFKGWGSDGKAIIAILGHRNVHQRQEIIKAYEEIYQENLIKRLESEISGDFERAVYRWMLEPADRDAVLMNVAIKNGPKEYNVIAEIASVLSAKELLAVRSAYHDRYKRSLEEDVAAHTTGHLRQLLVGLVSSYRYEGDEINVKLAQTEANILHESIKEKKANYEEVTRILTTRSKTQLVATFNRYRDEHGISISKKLVDQSSDDFVKVSHTVIRGINDHKKYYEKVLRNAIKKFGTDEDGLTRVIVTRAEKDLKDIKEVYYKRNSVHLEDAVSKEISGDYKRFILALLGKQD, encoded by the exons ATGGCCACTCTTGTTCTTCATCATCAAACTTCTCCTGCTCAAGATGCTGAGGCTCTTCATCAAGCTTTCAAAG GATGGGGTTCTGATGGCAAGGCTATTATAGCTATACTGGGTCACAGAAATGTTCATCAGAGACAGGAAATCATAAAGGCTTATGAAGAGATTTACCAAGAGAATCTCATCAAACGCCTTGAGTCAGAGATCTCTGGTGATTTTGAG AGAGCTGTGTATCGGTGGATGTTGGAGCCTGCAGATCGTGATGCTGTTTTGATGAATGTAGCAATAAAAAATGGTCCAAAAGAGTATAATGTGATTGCAGAGATTGCTAGTGTTCTTTCAGCTAAAGAACTTTTAGCAGTGAGGAGTGCCTATCATGATCGCTACAAACGTTCTTTGGAAGAAGATGTGGCAGCACACACCACTGGCCATCTTCGCCAG CTTTTGGTTGGACTGGTGAGCTCATATAGGTACGAGGGTGATGAGATCAATGTAAAATTGGCACAAACTGAAGCTAATATTCTTCATGAATCAATCAAGGAGAAGAAAGCCAACTATGAAGAAGTTACAAGAATTCTCACCACAAGAAGCAAAACTCAACTTGTTGCAACTTTCAACCGCTATAGAGATGAACATGGAATTTCCATCAGTAAG AAATTGGTTGATCAGTCATCTGATGATTTTGTCAAGGTATCGCACACAGTGATTCGTGGCATCAATGACCACAAAAAGTACTATGAGAAG GTTTTACGCAATGCAATAAAAAAGTTTGGAACTGATGAGGATGGGTTGACTCGTGTGATTGTAACAAGGGCTGAGAAAGATTTGAAGGACATCAAAGAGGTGTACTACAAGAGGAACAGTGTTCATCTTGAAGATGCTGTGTCCAAGGAAATCTCAGGAGATTACAAGAGGTTCATCCTTGCACTGCTGGGGAAGCAAGACTAA
- the LOC108333560 gene encoding annexin-like protein RJ4, translating to MATLVAPPNHSPVEDAESLRKAVKGWGADGKAIISILGHRNGEQRTQIREAYQNLFQEDLIKRLESELSGDLERAMYRWILEPAEREALLANIALKRDEKGYQVIVEISCVLSPEELFAVRRAYHNRFKRSMEEDVAANTTGHLRQLLVGLVSSFRYGGSEINARLAQSEADALHEAIKNKNKSNEEIIRILTTRSKTQLVATFNRYRDDHGIAITKKLSDEGSDEFHMAANLAISCINDHKKYYEKVLRNAMESVGSDEEALTRVIVTRAEKDLKEIKDVYYKRNSVHLEHVVANETSGDYKKFLLTLMGNDD from the exons ATGGCTACATTGGTTGCTCCTCCCAACCACTCTCCTGTGGAAGATGCAGAATCTCTGAGGAAGGCTGTGAAAG GTTGGGGAGCTGATGGAAAAGCCATTATATCAATACTAGGCCATAGAAATGGTGAACAGAGGACCCAAATCAGAGAGGCATACCAGAATCTCTTCCAAGAGGATCTCATCAAACGCCTTGAATCCGAGCTCTCTGGTGACTTAGAG AGAGCAATGTACCGTTGGATATTGGAACCTGCAGAACGTGAGGCTTTGTTGGCCAATATAGCCCTTAAAAGGGATGAAAAAGGCTACCAAGTGATTGTGGAAATTTCCTGTGTTCTTTCACCTGAAGAGCTTTTTGCTGTGAGACGTGCGTACCACAACAGGTTCAAACGTTCCATGGAGGAAGATGTGGCTGCTAATACCACTGGCCATCTTCGCCAG CTGTTGGTAGGGTTGGTGAGCTCATTTAGGTATGGTGGCAGTGAGATTAATGCACGATTGGCACAATCTGAAGCTGATGCACTTCATGAGGCTatcaaaaacaagaacaaaagcAATGAAGAAATTATTAGGATCCTTACCACCAGGAGCAAGACCCAACTTGTGGCCACTTTCAACCGTTACAGGGATGATCATGGCATTGCCATTACAAAG AAACTGTCCGATGAAGGGTCTGATGAGTTTCATATGGCAGCTAATTTAGCTATTAGTTGCATCAATGATCATAAGAAGTACTATGAAAAG GTTCTGAGAAATGCCATGGAAAGTGTTGGAAGTGATGAGGAAGCATTGACACGTGTGATTGTGACAAGGGCTGAGAAGGATCTGAAGGAGATCAAAGATGTGTATTACAAGAGAAACAGTGTTCATCTTGAGCATGTTGTGGCCAATGAAACTTCAGGAGACTACAAGAAGTTTCTGCTCACTCTGATGGGCAATGATGACTGA
- the LOC108332396 gene encoding uncharacterized protein LOC108332396, translated as MAVSNFFPNLQISPHFLVPQPFSLGFSRTFPVATPLCRAFREWREYEEAVKRKDLAGALRFLKSLERERQEPLVEGVYPATELTRLRFLESERFGPQRDWEVLDTCLNADDMKLVANAYKFLKDRGFLPNFGKCRNIVLDGPRKVTPDVLSYSTGLEVTKLAPKKWGLSDGSNIVLAAFLGAVSFLISQGIDLRPNLAVVLGLAAADAIFLGGTCLAQISSYWPPFRRRILVHEAGHLVTAYLMGCPIRGVILDPIVAMQMGIQGQAGTQFWDEKLANNLAEGRLDGTTFDRYCMVLFAGIAAEALVYGEAEGGENDENLFRGICLLLDPPLSTAEMSNQARWSVLQSYNLLKWHRAAHRAAIKALESGGSMSVIIRSIEETLYCKK; from the exons ATGGCCGTTTCGAACTTCTTCCCTAACCTCCAAATTTCCCCTCACTTTCTCGTGCCCCAACCATTTTCCCTCGGATTTTCCCGCACTTTCCCTGTTGCGACTCCTCTATGCAGAGCTTTCCGAGAATGGAGGGAGTACGAGGAGGCGGTGAAGCGGAAGGACCTTGCCGGAGCTCTGAGGTTCCTGAAGTCCCTCGAAAGGGAACGCCAAGAGCCGCTCGTCGAGGGCGTTTATCCGGCAACTGAGTTGACTCGGCTACGATTCCTCGAGTCGGAACGGTTCGGGCCGCAGAGGGATTGGGAGGTTCTAGACACGTGCTTGAACGCTGACGACATGAAGCTTGTTGCTAACGCTTACAAGTTCCTCAAAGATAGGGGTTTCTTGCCCAATTTCGGCAAATGCAGAAACATTG TTTTGGATGGACCGAGGAAAGTGACACCAGACGTCTTGAGCTACTCAACTGGTTTAGAAg TGACTAAACTTGCTCCCAAGAAGTGGGGTCTTTCAGATGGTTCAAATATTGTTTTGGCTGCATTTCTTGGTGCGGTTTCCTTTCTTATATCACAAGGAATTGACCTCAGGCCCAACCTTGCAGTGGTATTGGGTCTAGCAGCTGCAGATGCTATCTTTCTCGGCGGTACTTGTTTAGCTCAAATCTCAAGTTACTGGCCACCATTTAGGCGCCGAATTCTTGTTCATGAAGCTGGACATTTAGTGACAG CTTACCTAATGGGTTGCCCAATTCGGGGGGTGATTTTAGACCCTATAGTTGCAATGCAAATGGGCATTCAAGGACAG GCAGGGACTCAATTTTGGGATGAAAAACTTGCCAATAACCTTGCGGAAGGTCGACTTGATGGTACAACTTTTGATAG GTACTGCATGGTACTTTTTGCTGGTATTGCAGCTGAAGCGCTTGTATACGGTGAGGCAGAGGGTggagaaaatgatgaaaatcTATTTAGAGGCATCTGTCTTCTTCTTGATCCTCCGTTGTCAACAGCTGAG ATGTCCAACCAAGCAAGATGGTCAGTTTTGCAGTCATATAATTTGCTCAAGTGGCATAGAGCTGCGCACCGAGCTGCTATTAAAGCATTGGAAAGCGGTGGCAGCATGAGTGTTATAATTAGGAGTATCGAGGAGACTCTGTATTGTAAAAAATGA